A stretch of Larus michahellis chromosome Z, bLarMic1.1, whole genome shotgun sequence DNA encodes these proteins:
- the CCL19 gene encoding C-C motif chemokine 19, which produces MQWLHLLCLSLLVLGCILDVHGGNNVLDCCLRTSETPIPRRIVQDYRLQLVQDGCNIPAAVFITTKGKRLCAPLQAPWVIRLQEKLDAISPRKAKPQGK; this is translated from the exons ATGCAGTGGCTGCATCTCCTCTGCCTCAGTCTCCTGGTCCTGGGATGTATCCTGGATG TGCATGGTGGGAACAACGTCCTTGACTGCTGCCTGCGGACCAGTGAGACGCCCATCCCACGGCGGATAGTGCAGGATTACCGGCTCCAGCTGGTGCAGGATGGCTGCAACATCCCGGCTGCTGT GTTCATAACCACAAAGGGCAAACGTCTCTGTGCCCCGCTCCAAGCCCCATGGGTGATTCGCCTCCAAGAGAAGCTGGATGCCATTTCTCCCAGGAAG GCCAAACCCCAGGGCAAGTAA
- the LOC141736071 gene encoding C-C motif chemokine 21-like has translation MALRLLLPLLLLLAATLLIAQAQGIGSSASDCCLKNSQAAIPRSLVKSYILQGSESGCLLRSVVFITKKNKKICASPTDPAVQKLMQHLDKKVKNDKKDKKKGQSPRPGGRPKRQKRQRV, from the exons ATGGCTCTgcgcctcctcctgcccctgctgctgctgctggctgctacCCTCCTCATCGCCCAGGCTCAAG gcattggCAGCTCGGCCTCGGACTGCTGCCTGAAGAACAGCCAGGCTGCCATCCCCAGGAGCCTGGTGAAGTCCTACATCCTCCAGGGATCCGAGTCGGGATGTTTGCTGCGTTCTGTCGT GTTTATCAccaagaagaacaagaaaatcTGCGCCTCTCCCACTGACCCTGCTGTCCAGAAGCTGATGCAGCACCTGGACAAGAAGGTGAAGAATGACAAGAAGGACAAGAAGAAGGGACAGTCCCCGCGTCCCGGGGGCAGACCCAAGCGGCAGAAGCGGCAGCGGGTCTAA